Proteins encoded in a region of the Buteo buteo chromosome 11, bButBut1.hap1.1, whole genome shotgun sequence genome:
- the YDJC gene encoding carbohydrate deacetylase isoform X1, giving the protein MLQVKLIVTGDDFGYCPRRNQGIVDCFLAGAVSNVSLLVNGSAAADAAKLARRYNIPIGLHANLSEGSPVCEVLKTNSSLLNQDGFFHGKMGFRTALSKGLLNMSEVKQELKAQVELFHELTGHLPPHMDGHQHIHVLPEVRHVFAEVLEEYGIKYTRVPIEPGLHNCDWIPPSLMDFYLGVEEDSFNTVDVFTRHGIRWPDIYIGLSTMGKNMSISNIWSAIDTAIVEFTSKASLPAHPTPQSRTITIELMVHPGYPSVPPVGGCGDGPDDFSQSWERLHELQTLIKPELQSHYKTRNIQLCSFKDL; this is encoded by the exons ATGCTTCAGGTGAAGCTCATAGTAACTGGAGATGACTTTGGCTATTGTCCTCGGAGAAACCAAGGCATCGTGGACTGTTTCCTGGCTGGTGCGGTATCTAACGTGTCCCTTCTAGTCAACGGAAGTGCTGCAGCAGATGCAGCCAAGCTGGCAAGGAG ATACAACATCCCAATAGGCCTGCATGCCAACCTCTCCGAGGGCTCTCCTGTATGTGAGGTGCTCAAGACAAACTCTTCTCTGCTCAACCAAGATGGATTCTTCCATGGGAAAATGGGATTCAGAACAGCTCTATCAAAAGGTCTCCTGAATATGTCAGAG GTGAAGCAGGAGCTGAAGGCCCAGGTGGAGCTGTTCCATGAGCTGACAGGTCACCTACCTCCTCACATGGATGGGCACCAGCACATCCACGTCCTCCCAG AAGTCAGGCACGTATTTGCAGAGGTGTTAGAGGAATATGGGATTAAGTACACACGTGTCCCAATAGAGCCAGGCCTTCATAACTGTGACTGGATTCCACCATCCCTGATGGACTTTTATCTGGGAGTAGAAGAAGATTCTTTTAACACCGTGGATGTGTTTACAAGGCATGGAATAAG ATGGCCAGACATTTACATAGGTTTGAGCACCATGGGCAAGAACATGTCCATCAGTAACATCTGGAGCGCCATCGACACTGCCATCGTGGAGTTCACGTCCAAGGCGTCCTTACCCGCACACCCGACGCCACAGAGCAGGACAATAACGATTGAGCTGATGGTGCATCCAGGGTACCCAAGTGTCCCACCCGTCGGCGGCTGTGGGGATGGACCAGACGATTTCTCACAGTCCTGGGAGCGCCTCCATGAACTCCAGACGTTAATTaagccagagctgcagagccATTACAAAACCAGGAACATCCAGCTTTGTTCATTCAAAGATCTTTAG
- the YDJC gene encoding carbohydrate deacetylase isoform X2: protein MLQVKLIVTGDDFGYCPRRNQGIVDCFLAGAVSNVSLLVNGSAAADAAKLARRYNIPIGLHANLSEGSPVCEVLKTNSSLLNQDGFFHGKMGFRTALSKGLLNMSEVKQELKAQVELFHELTGHLPPHMDGHQHIHVLPEVRHVFAEVLEEYGIKYTRVPIEPGLHNCDWIPPSLMDFYLGVEEDSFNTVDVFTRHGISRLAFHHTPSSWSTRTLLKQPIFKGEKGTATHRAVHQETVTLLLEQFHNRGSAGEFSGNLACSRAPHATEGAGVVLVYL, encoded by the exons ATGCTTCAGGTGAAGCTCATAGTAACTGGAGATGACTTTGGCTATTGTCCTCGGAGAAACCAAGGCATCGTGGACTGTTTCCTGGCTGGTGCGGTATCTAACGTGTCCCTTCTAGTCAACGGAAGTGCTGCAGCAGATGCAGCCAAGCTGGCAAGGAG ATACAACATCCCAATAGGCCTGCATGCCAACCTCTCCGAGGGCTCTCCTGTATGTGAGGTGCTCAAGACAAACTCTTCTCTGCTCAACCAAGATGGATTCTTCCATGGGAAAATGGGATTCAGAACAGCTCTATCAAAAGGTCTCCTGAATATGTCAGAG GTGAAGCAGGAGCTGAAGGCCCAGGTGGAGCTGTTCCATGAGCTGACAGGTCACCTACCTCCTCACATGGATGGGCACCAGCACATCCACGTCCTCCCAG AAGTCAGGCACGTATTTGCAGAGGTGTTAGAGGAATATGGGATTAAGTACACACGTGTCCCAATAGAGCCAGGCCTTCATAACTGTGACTGGATTCCACCATCCCTGATGGACTTTTATCTGGGAGTAGAAGAAGATTCTTTTAACACCGTGGATGTGTTTACAAGGCATGGAATAAG CAGGCTGGCATTTCACCATACTCCTTCCAGCTGGAGCACACGGACTCTACTCAAACAGCCCATATTTAAGGGAGAGAAGGGCACAGCAACTCACAGAGCAGTTCATCAGGAGACAGTAACCCTCCTTTTAGAGCAGTTTCACAACAGGGGCAGTGCAGGGGAGTTTAGTGGAAACCTTGCATGCTCCAGGGCTCCCCATGCTACCGAAGGGGCAGGGGTGGTGTTGGTCTACctctga